A region of the Candidatus Eisenbacteria bacterium genome:
CCGATCAGCTCCTCGACCGCCGTCTTCAGGCGGAAGTCGACCTTCGTGAAGCGGGGCGTCTTCACGTCGGCGTGGCCGAACGCGCCGCCGACCAGGCGCGGGAGCTGGTTCACGTCCTCGTTCAGCGTCGCCGGCCCGGACGCGCCTTGCCGGAAGGTTCGTGGATCGAGATCGGCGATGGGATCGATCCACATGCGCACCTCGTACTTCACCTCGTCGTTCGAGTGCAGCGGGACGGGGTCGCGCTTCGGATCGTCCAGGAAGTCGTACGTGAGGGGGCCGGTCTCGAGCACGAGCACGTTCTTGCCGCCGGCCGTCAGCACGTGGGCGGCGGTGCCGCCGCCGGCGCCGCTGCCGATGATGCAGACGTCGAAGTGCGTGAGCCCCGTGTTGCCGAGGACGTTCTCCTGCTTGCGCTTACGCATTGGTGTCCCCGCACAGCAGGCGATCGAGCCCGGGAGAGAGCGTCGAGATCGCGGTCTGGACGGCCTGGCCGTCGGCCGAGAGCGGCTTCGGACCGCCGAGCTCGTCGGGGTTGGCCGTCGACATGGGGTGGTCGGGGCGCTCGACGTAGCCGCCGGTGGCGGCGGAGAAGATCGAGTACCCGAGCGGCTGGCTGTCGCCTTCGAGCCCGACCAGCGCCCAGCCCTGCGTCTTCACGTTGCCGCCGTACTCCGGAACCGAGAAGCAGCCCTCGATCGTCTGGCGGACGACCGTATTGAAGAAGGTGTCGCCGCCGCGCCGCGCGTCCGGCTGGAAGGCGCCCGCATCGTCGAGCATCGCCATCACGGCGTCCTGGTCGGCGGTCGAGAGCGACGCGAACGTGCCGCCCTTCGTCATCTGCGCGATCTCGTCGACCCGGGCGAGCCCGTCGCGATACACGTCGCGCAAGCCCTTCTTCGGACCGCCGAACTGCGCGTCGAGCGCCGCCAGCTCGGGGACGCCGGCGGTGCCGAACAGCTCGCCGCGCCAGTAGAGCTCCTGCAGGCGCGTGGGCGGGATGAACTTCTTGAAGGCGTCCTTGGGGCGTCGCTTGGAGATGACCCCGCGCTTGTTGTCGGGGAGGGAATTCCGCCCGCTGAACGGGCCACCCGCGTACAGGCGCGCCTTCTTGCCGTCGAGCGCCGTCAAGAGGTTCTCGATGTACTGCGCGGCGCCCATGCCCTTGGCGCCGGGGCCACCCGCGTCGGGCGGGATGATCCGATCGCAGAGGGCTTCCAGCGTCGCACGCTCGGGCTTGGTGAAGAAGCGGCCCTTCGCGCGCGCGGCGGCGCGCTGCACGCGCACGAGTGGGAGCGAGAGCACGGCGAGCAGGACGGCTACGGCACGCAGGAACTGCCGGCGCGAGAGGAGGACCGCCACGCTCGCCGCCGGTGCGTCCCAGCGCAGCTCGGGGGGAAGCGGAACGGCCGGGACGCGCGGCTGCCTCGGGATCCGGACGCGTGACATGCGCGCGGCTTATCGCTCGACCGCCCGGGCCGTCAAGGAATGCGGGGTGCTCGGCGCGCTGGCGCAGCCCCGCACCGAGACGCTATCGTGCGCGCGTGATTCCCCCGACCAAGCTCGTGCTGGCGTCCGCGTCGCCGCGGCGCCGCGAGCTGCTGGATGCCATCGACCTCGGCTTCACGGTGCGAGCGACCGACATCGACGAGGCGGCTGCCGCGGGCGATCACGCGCCGGCGGACGCAGCCATCGCCGTCGCCTCGGCGAAGGCACGGGCGGCCAACGGGGCGGCGGACACGGTAGTCCTGGCCGCCGACACCATGGTCGTGCTGGACGATCGGGTACTCGGCAAGCCGCGCGACGACGCCGACGCGCGCCGGATGCTGGTCGCGCTCCGCGGGCGGATGCACCTGGTCGTCACCGGAGTCGTCGTGCGGACGGTGGACAGCGAGTGGACGGCCGCTATCGAGAGCGAGGTGCGCATGCGGGCCTACTCCGACGAGGAGGTGGCGGCGTACGTTGCCGGCGGCGGCGGCCGGGACAAGGCGGGGGCGTACGGCA
Encoded here:
- a CDS encoding Maf family protein encodes the protein MIPPTKLVLASASPRRRELLDAIDLGFTVRATDIDEAAAAGDHAPADAAIAVASAKARAANGAADTVVLAADTMVVLDDRVLGKPRDDADARRMLVALRGRMHLVVTGVVVRTVDSEWTAAIESEVRMRAYSDEEVAAYVAGGGGRDKAGAYGIQDDPFLPVEAIHGCYCNVMGLPLWTAYRLLREAGCVAPRRPGETLSRCAVCPMNF
- a CDS encoding gluconate 2-dehydrogenase subunit 3 family protein translates to MSRVRIPRQPRVPAVPLPPELRWDAPAASVAVLLSRRQFLRAVAVLLAVLSLPLVRVQRAAARAKGRFFTKPERATLEALCDRIIPPDAGGPGAKGMGAAQYIENLLTALDGKKARLYAGGPFSGRNSLPDNKRGVISKRRPKDAFKKFIPPTRLQELYWRGELFGTAGVPELAALDAQFGGPKKGLRDVYRDGLARVDEIAQMTKGGTFASLSTADQDAVMAMLDDAGAFQPDARRGGDTFFNTVVRQTIEGCFSVPEYGGNVKTQGWALVGLEGDSQPLGYSIFSAATGGYVERPDHPMSTANPDELGGPKPLSADGQAVQTAISTLSPGLDRLLCGDTNA